Proteins encoded by one window of Pseudorca crassidens isolate mPseCra1 chromosome 3, mPseCra1.hap1, whole genome shotgun sequence:
- the EIF3G gene encoding eukaryotic translation initiation factor 3 subunit G, with amino-acid sequence MPTGDFDSKPSWADQVEEEGEDDKCVTSELLKGIPLATGDTSPEPELLPGAPLPSPKEVINGNIKTLTEYKIDEDGKKFKIVRTFRIETRKASKAVARRKNWKKFGNSEFDPPGPNVATTTVSDDVSMTFITSKEDLNCQEEEDPMNKLKGQKIVSCRICKGDHWTTRCPYKDTLGPMQKELAEQLGLSTGEKEKLPGELEPVPATQNKTGKYVPPSLRDGASRRGESMQPNRRADDNATIRVTNLSEDTRETDLQELFRPFGSISRIYLAKDKTTGQSKGFAFISFHRREDAARAIAGVSGFGYDHLILNVEWAKPSTN; translated from the exons ACAAATGTGTCACCAGCGAGCTCCTCAAGGGGATCCCTCTGGCCACCGGGGATACCAGCCCAGAGCCTGAACTATTGCCGGGAG ctccaCTGCCGTCTCCCAAGGAGGTCATCAATGGAAACATCAAGACACTGACTGAGTACAAGATAGATGAGGATGGCAAGAAGTTCAAG ATTGTTCGCACCTTCAGAATTGAGACCCGGAAGGCTTCAAAGGCTGTGGCAAGAAGGAag AACTGGAAGAAGTTTGGGAACTCAGAGTTTGACCCACCAGGGCCCAATGTGGCCACCACCACTGTCAGTGATGATGTATCCATGACATTCATCACCAGCAAAGAG GATCTGAACTGCCAGGAAGAGGAGGACCCGATGAACAAGCTCAAGGGCCAGAAGATTGTGTCCTGCCGCATCTGCAAGGgcgaccactggaccacccgctGCCCCTACAAGGACACACTGGGGCCCATGCAGAAGGAGCTGgccgagcagctgggcctgtcCACTGGCGAGAAGGAGAAGCTGCCCGGAG AGCTGGAGCCTGTGCCGGCCACTCAGAACAAGACAGGGAAGTATGTGCCTCCGAGCCTGCGGGATGGAGCCAGCCGCCGCGGGGAATCCATGCAGCCCAACCGCAGAG CCGACGACAATGCCACCATCCGCGTCACCAACCTGTCCGAGGACACTCGTGAGACCGACCTGCAGGAGCTCTTCCGGCCCTTCGGCTCCATCTCCCGCATCTACCTGGCAAAGGACAAGACCACCGGCCAGTCCAAG ggctttGCCTTCATCAGCTTCCACCGCCGCGAGGACGCCGCTCGCGCCATTGCCGGGGTGTCCGGCTTCGGCTACGACCACCTCATCCTCAACGTCGAGTGGGCCAA GCCGTCAACCAACTAA
- the LOC137222493 gene encoding suppressor of SWI4 1 homolog isoform X2 — protein sequence MGQSGRSRHQKRARAQAHLRNLEAYAAQPHSFVFSRGRAGRSVRQLSLDLRRVMEPLTATRLQIRKKNSLKDCVAVAGPLGVTHFLILSKTETSVYFKLIRLPGGPTLTFRINKYTLVRDVVSSLRRHRMHEQQFAHPPLLVLNSFGPHGMHVKLMATMFQNLFPSINVHKVNLNTIKRCLLINYNPDSQELDFRHYSIRVVPVGASRGMKKLLQEKFPNMSRLQDVSELLATGAGLSESEAEPDGEHNITVLPQAVAGRGNMPAQQSAVRLTEIGPRMTLQLIKIQEGVGEGNVLFHSFVHKTEEELQATLAAKEEKLRLKAQRQDQQAQNVQRKREQREAHRKKSLAGMKRAQAEADGDSDAEDPGAPAEAEGVSQQEEEEDEAEYFRQAVGEEPDEDMFPKAAKWRRPAGPPGKKRRVKERKPDRGPTHCPANFSAAADHILSSFQEDFLWPMLVAVFLVALAGNSLALYRFCTQDHRPWHPAVIFSAQLAVSDLLYALTLPPLAAYFYPPKHWSYGETACRLERFLFTCNLLGSVIFITCISLNRYLGIVHPFFTHSQLRPKHAWAISAAGWALAALLAAPMLSFSHLSGPQQEGKCTVDRPLACIKCLGTADDKQLEAYRVYSLALVALGCGLPLLLSLVAYGALGQAVLQSHGMTAANKLHVMMLVAGGIALYASSYVPYYVTGVLNVYARQRWRALCPGFASAAQAKAALSWRTYVAHQVTRGLVPLAICVHPLLYMAVVPSLDCCCRRCPGCGQGQAPENMECSGQALPLNVTATPKTSGPQSPELSP from the exons ATGGGGCAGTCGGGGCGG TCCCGGCACCAGAAGCGGGCGCGCGCCCAGGCGCACCTCCGCAACCTCGAGGCCTATGCCGCACAGCCGCACTCTTTCGTGTTCTCTCGGGGCCGTGCGGGTCGCAGCGTCCGACAGCTCAGCCTGGACTTGCGGCGGGTCATGGAGCCGCTCACCGCCACCCGCCTGCAG ATTCGAAAGAAAAACTCTCTGAAAGATTGTGTGGCAGTGGCTGGGCCCCTTGGGGTCACACACTTCCTGATCTTGAGCAAAACGGAGACCAGTGTCTACTTT AAGCTGATACGCCTCCCGGGAGGCCCTACCTTAACCTTCCGGATCAACAAG TACACCTTGGTGCGTGATGTGGTTTCTTCGCTGCGACGTCACCGCATGCACGAGCAGCAGTTTGCCCAccctcctctcctggtgctcaACAGCTTTGGCCCCCACGGCATGCATGTGAAGCTCATGGCCACCATGTTCCAGAACCTGTTCCCCTCCATCAACGTGCACAAG GTGAACCTGAACACCATCAAGCGCTGCCTTCTCATCAACTACAACCCTGACTCCCAGGAGCTGGATTTCCGCCATTA TAGCATCAGAGTTGTCCCTGTGGGTGCAAGTCGTGGGATGAAGAAACTGCTTCAGGAGAAGTTCCCCAACATGAGTCGCTTGCAGGACGTCAGTGAGCTGCTGGCCAC GGGCGCAGGGCTGTCCGAGAGTGAAGCGGAGCCGGACGGCGAGCACAACATCACGGTGCTGCCCCAGGCCGTGGCAGGGCGCGGCAACATGCCAGCCCAGCAGAGCGCAGTGCGGCTCACCGAG ATCGGGCCTCGGATGACACTGCAGCTCATCAAGATCCAGGAGGGTGTAGGAGAAGGGAACGTGCTGTTCCACAGTTTTG TGCACAAAACAGAGGAGGAACTGCAGGCCACCCTGGCAGCCAAGGAGGAGAAGCTGCGGCTCAAGGCCCAGAGGCAGGACCAGCAGGCCCAGAACGTTCAGCGCAAGCGAgagcagcgagaggcccacag gaagaagaGCCTGGCGGGCATGAAGCGGGCACAGGCAGAGGCTGATGGGGACAGTGATGCAGAGGACCCCGGGgcccctgcagaggcagagggggTCAGCCagcaagaggaagaggaggatgaggCCGAGTATTTCCGCCAGGCTGTGGGCGAGGAGCCTGATGAGG ACATGTTCCCAAAGGCAGCCAAGTGGAGGCGGCCTGCCGGGCCCCCAGGCAAGAAGCGACGGGTAAAGGAACGGAAGCCTGACCGAG GTCCCACACACTGCCCAGCCAACTTCTCAGCGGCTGCTGACCACATCCTCAGCAGTTTCCAGGAAGACTTTCTGTGGCCCATGCTGGTGGCTGTGTTTCTGGTGGCCTTGGCTGGCAACAGCCTGGCCCTGTACCGCTTCTGCACCCAGGACCATCGCCCTTGGCACCCAGCCGTGATCTTCTCAGCCCAGCTGGCAGTCAGCGACCTGCTCTATGCCCTGACGCTGCCCCCACTGGCCGCCTACTTCTACCCACCCAAACACTGGAGCTACGGGGAGACTGCCTGCCGCCTGGAGCGCTTCCTCTTCACCTGCAACCTGCTGGGCAGCGTCATCTTCATCACCTGCATCAGCCTCAACCGCTACCTGGGCATTGTCCACCCCTTCTTCACCCACAGCCAACTGCGGCCCAAGCACGCCTGGGCTATCAGTGCTGCTGGCTGGGCACTGGCAGCCCTGCTGGCCGCACCCATGCTCAGCTTCTCCCACCTGAGTGGGCCACAGCAGGAAGGCAAGTGCACTGTGGACAGGCCCCTTGCCTGCATCAAGTGCCTGGGGACAGCAGATGACAAGCAGCTTGAGGCCTACAGGGTCTACAGCCTGGCGCTCGTGGCTCTGGGCTGCGGCCTGCCGCTGCTGCTCAGCCTGGTGGCCTATGGCGCCCTCGGGCAGGCCGTGCTACAGAGCCACGGCATGACAGCGGCCAACAAGCTGCACGTGATGATGCTGGTGGCCGGTGGCATTGCCCTCTACGCTAGTTCCTATGTGCCCTACTACGTCACAGGGGTGCTCAACGTGTATGCCCGGCAGCGCTGGAGAGCCCTCTGCCCAGGCTTTGCAAGTGCGGCCCAGGCTAAGGCGGCACTGAGCTGGAGGACGTACGTGGCCCATCAGGTAACACGGGGCCTCGTTCCCCTGGCCATCTGCGTACACCCGCTGCTCTACATGGCTGTGGTGCCCAGCCTGGACTGCTGCTGCCGACGCTGCCCTGGCTGCGGGCAGGGGCAGGCCCCAGAGAACATGGAGTGCTCCGGCCAAGCCCTGCCTCTCAATGTCACAGCCACCCCCAAAACCTCGGGGCCCCAGTCCCCTGAGTTGAGTCCGTGA
- the LOC137222493 gene encoding P2Y purinoceptor 11-like isoform X1, protein MATTTSGPTHCPANFSAAADHILSSFQEDFLWPMLVAVFLVALAGNSLALYRFCTQDHRPWHPAVIFSAQLAVSDLLYALTLPPLAAYFYPPKHWSYGETACRLERFLFTCNLLGSVIFITCISLNRYLGIVHPFFTHSQLRPKHAWAISAAGWALAALLAAPMLSFSHLSGPQQEGKCTVDRPLACIKCLGTADDKQLEAYRVYSLALVALGCGLPLLLSLVAYGALGQAVLQSHGMTAANKLHVMMLVAGGIALYASSYVPYYVTGVLNVYARQRWRALCPGFASAAQAKAALSWRTYVAHQVTRGLVPLAICVHPLLYMAVVPSLDCCCRRCPGCGQGQAPENMECSGQALPLNVTATPKTSGPQSPELSP, encoded by the exons ATGGCCACCACCACCTCAG GTCCCACACACTGCCCAGCCAACTTCTCAGCGGCTGCTGACCACATCCTCAGCAGTTTCCAGGAAGACTTTCTGTGGCCCATGCTGGTGGCTGTGTTTCTGGTGGCCTTGGCTGGCAACAGCCTGGCCCTGTACCGCTTCTGCACCCAGGACCATCGCCCTTGGCACCCAGCCGTGATCTTCTCAGCCCAGCTGGCAGTCAGCGACCTGCTCTATGCCCTGACGCTGCCCCCACTGGCCGCCTACTTCTACCCACCCAAACACTGGAGCTACGGGGAGACTGCCTGCCGCCTGGAGCGCTTCCTCTTCACCTGCAACCTGCTGGGCAGCGTCATCTTCATCACCTGCATCAGCCTCAACCGCTACCTGGGCATTGTCCACCCCTTCTTCACCCACAGCCAACTGCGGCCCAAGCACGCCTGGGCTATCAGTGCTGCTGGCTGGGCACTGGCAGCCCTGCTGGCCGCACCCATGCTCAGCTTCTCCCACCTGAGTGGGCCACAGCAGGAAGGCAAGTGCACTGTGGACAGGCCCCTTGCCTGCATCAAGTGCCTGGGGACAGCAGATGACAAGCAGCTTGAGGCCTACAGGGTCTACAGCCTGGCGCTCGTGGCTCTGGGCTGCGGCCTGCCGCTGCTGCTCAGCCTGGTGGCCTATGGCGCCCTCGGGCAGGCCGTGCTACAGAGCCACGGCATGACAGCGGCCAACAAGCTGCACGTGATGATGCTGGTGGCCGGTGGCATTGCCCTCTACGCTAGTTCCTATGTGCCCTACTACGTCACAGGGGTGCTCAACGTGTATGCCCGGCAGCGCTGGAGAGCCCTCTGCCCAGGCTTTGCAAGTGCGGCCCAGGCTAAGGCGGCACTGAGCTGGAGGACGTACGTGGCCCATCAGGTAACACGGGGCCTCGTTCCCCTGGCCATCTGCGTACACCCGCTGCTCTACATGGCTGTGGTGCCCAGCCTGGACTGCTGCTGCCGACGCTGCCCTGGCTGCGGGCAGGGGCAGGCCCCAGAGAACATGGAGTGCTCCGGCCAAGCCCTGCCTCTCAATGTCACAGCCACCCCCAAAACCTCGGGGCCCCAGTCCCCTGAGTTGAGTCCGTGA